The sequence below is a genomic window from Chloroflexota bacterium.
ATCCTCAACTTGCACGTCAGCGAACCGGCCGGCCATGACTATCCCGGCAAGGACTCGACCACGCCCGCGGCCATCTGGCCGCTGATCGAGATGGCGGGCGGCGAGGTGCCCATCGTGCTTTCGCACTGGGGCGGCGGCGCCGCGTTCTACGAGCTGATGCCGGAGGTGCGCGACCTCACCCGGCAGATCTACTACGACTCGGCGGCCAGCCATCTGCTGTACCTGCCGGCCGTATTCGACGTGATGGCGCGGCTGGCGCCCGGCCGGATTCTCTTCGGCAGCGATTTCCCGCTGATGACGCAGCGTCGGGCGCTGCGTCACGTGCGGGCGGCGGGACTCGACGATGAGACGATGGCGGCATTGCTGGGCGGCAACGCTCGCATGCTGGGGCTGGGCGGCGCCTCTAAATTGACATAACGGACACGACGCGAGTTCGCTAGCGCGCCAGCTCCCGTTCGATCTCGGCGGTGAGGCGCGCCAGGTGGGTCGGGTCATAGCCGACCCCTGCGGCCTGATCCACGAGCTGACGCGTTTGCTCCAGCCCGCTGCGGTGCTCGGCCGATCCAGGCTCCTCGCGCACGGCCACCTGCAGCGCGTCCCGCGCTTGGAGGTAGAGCTGACGCCCCTGCTCCTCCGGCGACTCCTCCTGGACACCGACGCCGAGCAGCCGCTTGGTCAACGTGACTGCGGAAGCTGCATCCGGCGCGTAGCCGTCGGCATTGATCTCGTCGGCATAGCGCTGCGTCACCGGCGCGCCGCCGATGATGCACTGCACCTGGTCATCGAGACCCGCCGCCTCGACGGCTTCGATCGTGCTGCGCATGTTCGTCATCGTCGTGGTCAGCAGCGCCGACATGCCCACGATGTGCGCGCCCTGACTCAGCGCTTCCTGGACGTATTCGTCGGGGTGGGTGTCGATGCCGGTGTCGGTGACGTCGAACCCAGCGCCTTCGAGCATCATCGCCACCAGGTTCTTGCCGATGTCGTGCAGGTCGCCGCGGACCGTGCCGATCACCACTCGGCCCAGCGGCTCGATTCCCGACTCGGTCAGCAGCGGACGCAGGATGGCCATCCCCGTCTTCATCGCCCTGGCGGAAATCAGAACTTCCGGCACGTAGTACTGGTTCGTGCGGAACAGCTCGCCCACGACGTCCATCCCGGGGATCATGCCGTCGTTGATGATCGCTCCGGGTGATACCTCGGCCTCGAGGCACGCCTTGACTAGGCGGTCCACGCTCGGCGCGTCGCCCTTGATGATGCTGTCGCTTAATTCCTGGAATGCCGCGTCGATGTCGATATCCGCCATTGCACGTCCTGGGTCGTGGGGGGAAGTCTTGCCGGCCCTCCGCCGCGTCCTCTTCCACGTAGCGCGTACGGACCCGGTCCAGCCGCGAGCGTACCATCACCACGAGCCGCGCGACCGCCAATCGAGTCGCGCACAGGTGAGCGGCCCCGTGCCACGATGGGCTGCCCGACATTGGTGAAAAGGTCTCGTGCGCTGGCCTCAACCGTCCGCCGTGGTGCTCGCCAGCGGCAGTCCGCACAAGCTGGCCGAGTTTCGGCGGTTGTTTCTCGGCTCGCCGGTTCGGATCCTGCTCGCGGCGGAGGTGGCTTCGCCGCCGCAGGTGGAAGAGACCGGCGCCACCTTCCTGCAGAACGCGCGGCTCAAGGCCAACGCATATGCCCAAGCCTGCCGGGCGTGGTGTCTGGCCGATGACTCGGGATTGGCGGTTGACGCGCTGGGTGGCGCGCCGGGCTTGCGGTCGGCGCGCTACGCCGGGCCCGCGGCAAGCGATCACGCGCGCAACGCCAAGCTGCTCGCAGCGATGGCCGATGTACCCGATGCGCGGCGCACCGCGCGGTTTCGATGCGCGGTGGCGCTGGCGGCACCGGACGGATCGATCGCCTACACCGCCGTTCGCAGCTGCGAAGGCCGCATCGCGCATGCGCCGAGAGGCGACCAAGGATTCGGTTACGACCCGCTCTTCATCGTCGGCATGGGGGATCGCACCATGGCCGAGATGACGCCCGACGAGAAAAACCGCATCAGCCATCGCGGGCAGGCGGCCCGCGCGGCGCGACGTTTCGTGGAAGGCCGCCTGGCGACGACGGCGCCCACCTGACCGCCGCCGTTTCGCGGCGCGCGGCACCCCCTTTGCTACGCTCCGGCGCGGCAGCGATCCCCCACCGACACGTGCCACCCGACGCCCGCGCCGTCCTCCTCACCGCCGCCGGATCCCTCACCTCGCAAGCGATCGGATGTCGCCTGGCGCGAGACGGAGCGTGCGTAGCGTTCGCCGACGCCGACCACTACGCGGCATGCGCGGCCGCGCAGGCCATCCGCGCCGACGGCGGAGAGGCGGTGGGGTTCGGGATGGATGCTCGGGACTGGACGTCGACCCAATCCTCCGTGCAAGCGGCGCGAGATCGTTGGGGGCGGCTGGACCTTTTGGTGAACCTGGTCGACGACCTGCCGGCGGCGCCCTTCCTGGCGCTTTCCGAAGCCGACCTCGCCGAGTCATTCGACGCCGCCCTGGTCAGTCTCATGCACGGCGTGCGGGCGGCCACGGAGCAGATGCGGGCGGCGGGTGCGGGATGCATCGTCAACGTGTTCCCCCTCGGCGGTGAAGACAATGTGCTCGGCAGCGCGACGGCGGGCGCGGCGGAGATGCTCACGCGCGCCGCGGGCGTCGAGCTCGCCCTGCTCGGCATCCGCGTCGCCGGGATCGCCGCCGTGAGCGTTCGCGAGGACCCGGCGGCCGTTGCCGACGCCGTGGCGTTCGCGGCCTCATCCGACGCCAGCTATGTCACCGGGTCAACCCTGGTGATCGCGGAAAGGCACACCCAGCAGTGGATCGCCCGGTAGCCATCGTCACCGGCGCCGCTCACGGCATCGGACACGCATGCGCCCTGCGCCTGGCCGACGAG
It includes:
- the rdgB gene encoding RdgB/HAM1 family non-canonical purine NTP pyrophosphatase; this translates as MVLASGSPHKLAEFRRLFLGSPVRILLAAEVASPPQVEETGATFLQNARLKANAYAQACRAWCLADDSGLAVDALGGAPGLRSARYAGPAASDHARNAKLLAAMADVPDARRTARFRCAVALAAPDGSIAYTAVRSCEGRIAHAPRGDQGFGYDPLFIVGMGDRTMAEMTPDEKNRISHRGQAARAARRFVEGRLATTAPT
- a CDS encoding SDR family oxidoreductase, translated to MPPDARAVLLTAAGSLTSQAIGCRLARDGACVAFADADHYAACAAAQAIRADGGEAVGFGMDARDWTSTQSSVQAARDRWGRLDLLVNLVDDLPAAPFLALSEADLAESFDAALVSLMHGVRAATEQMRAAGAGCIVNVFPLGGEDNVLGSATAGAAEMLTRAAGVELALLGIRVAGIAAVSVREDPAAVADAVAFAASSDASYVTGSTLVIAERHTQQWIAR